A single Alcanivorax borkumensis SK2 DNA region contains:
- a CDS encoding cytochrome b, which produces MVNRVVDWVDARLPVVDSYKRHMSEYYAPKNFNFWYYFGVLSLVVLINQLLTGIWLTMFFSPNEGFASVEYIMRDVEWGWLIRYMHAVGASAFFAVIYIHMFRGLMYGSYKPPRELVWIFGMLIYLALMAEGFLGYVLPWGNMSYWGAQVIISLAGAIPFDLLPFISATEAKEIGEGLTTWVRGDYLLSTATVNKFFALHVVAIPIVLLALVVLHILALHEVGSNNPDGVEIKQNKDENGVPVDGIPFHPYYTVKDLPGVIVFLMIFAVVIFFFPDGGGYLLEKPNFEPANPLKTPDHIAPVWYYGPYYAMLRATTIDFIMSSKAWGLVAMGGAIVILFVIPWLDRHPVKSIRYRGGLSKLFMALFVLDFLMLGYFGTQPATPGKTMMAQFGTIYYFSYFLLIMPFVHKFEKSKPVPERVTGGH; this is translated from the coding sequence ATGGTGAATCGCGTTGTCGATTGGGTAGATGCCCGTCTGCCCGTGGTGGACTCTTATAAGCGGCACATGTCCGAATACTATGCGCCGAAGAACTTTAACTTTTGGTACTACTTCGGTGTTCTCTCTCTGGTCGTGCTCATTAATCAGTTGCTGACCGGCATTTGGTTGACCATGTTCTTCTCTCCAAACGAAGGCTTTGCCTCTGTTGAGTACATCATGCGTGATGTGGAGTGGGGCTGGTTGATCCGTTACATGCATGCGGTCGGCGCGTCTGCGTTCTTCGCAGTAATCTATATCCATATGTTCCGTGGCCTGATGTACGGCTCGTACAAGCCGCCACGGGAGCTGGTATGGATCTTTGGTATGCTGATCTACTTGGCTCTGATGGCTGAGGGTTTCCTCGGTTACGTGCTGCCATGGGGCAATATGTCTTACTGGGGCGCACAGGTGATCATTTCCCTGGCGGGAGCCATCCCGTTTGATCTGTTGCCGTTCATTAGTGCGACGGAAGCCAAGGAAATTGGTGAAGGCCTAACCACCTGGGTGCGTGGTGACTATTTGTTGTCCACCGCTACAGTGAACAAGTTCTTTGCTTTGCATGTTGTCGCAATTCCGATTGTGTTGCTGGCGTTGGTTGTGTTGCACATCCTGGCGCTCCATGAAGTGGGTTCCAACAATCCGGATGGCGTGGAAATCAAGCAGAACAAAGATGAGAATGGCGTGCCGGTTGATGGTATTCCGTTCCACCCTTACTACACCGTGAAGGATCTGCCTGGCGTGATCGTCTTCCTGATGATCTTTGCCGTGGTGATTTTCTTCTTCCCGGATGGTGGTGGTTATCTGCTGGAGAAGCCGAACTTTGAGCCGGCTAACCCGCTGAAAACCCCTGATCATATTGCGCCGGTTTGGTATTACGGTCCTTATTACGCCATGCTGCGAGCCACAACCATCGATTTCATCATGTCTTCCAAGGCGTGGGGTTTGGTGGCAATGGGTGGCGCTATTGTGATCCTGTTCGTCATCCCCTGGTTGGATCGTCACCCGGTTAAGTCCATTCGTTATCGCGGTGGGTTGAGCAAGTTGTTCATGGCATTGTTCGTGCTCGACTTCTTGATGTTGGGGTATTTTGGTACCCAGCCGGCCACTCCGGGTAAGACCATGATGGCGCAGTTCGGCACGATCTATTATTTCAGCTACTTTTTACTAATCATGCCGTTTGTGCATAAATTCGAGAAATCCAAGCCGGTTCCGGAACGGGTAACGGGGGGACACTGA
- a CDS encoding cytochrome c1 yields the protein MKKLAVILFSCLPLVAFAAGGGHNEYVVKAPVNLQDKVGLQNGAKLFVNYCMGCHTLQYQRYSRMAEDLEMPEELVMENLNFVSDKFGDQMHNAMDQDDAKKWFGNAPPDLTMVTRYRSSDWVYSYLINFYEDESRPFGYNNHVFPSVGMPHVMAGLEDELGEDEFKQAMGDITNFLTYTAEPVRPQRERLGVYVLLFLGILLIPAYLLKKEYWKDVH from the coding sequence ATGAAGAAACTAGCGGTTATTCTTTTCAGCTGCCTGCCGTTGGTCGCGTTCGCGGCTGGCGGTGGCCACAACGAGTACGTGGTTAAAGCGCCGGTAAACCTGCAAGATAAGGTTGGCCTGCAAAATGGTGCTAAGTTGTTCGTTAACTACTGCATGGGTTGTCATACTCTCCAGTACCAGCGTTACAGCCGCATGGCGGAAGATCTGGAAATGCCAGAAGAGCTGGTGATGGAGAATCTGAACTTTGTCAGCGACAAGTTCGGTGACCAGATGCATAACGCCATGGACCAGGACGATGCGAAGAAGTGGTTTGGTAATGCTCCGCCGGATCTCACCATGGTGACCCGGTACCGCTCTTCGGATTGGGTGTATTCATACCTGATCAACTTCTACGAAGATGAGTCTCGTCCATTTGGTTACAATAACCATGTCTTCCCGAGTGTGGGCATGCCCCACGTGATGGCGGGCTTGGAGGACGAGCTGGGCGAAGATGAGTTCAAGCAGGCGATGGGTGACATCACTAACTTCCTGACCTACACCGCGGAGCCGGTTCGTCCGCAGCGTGAACGTCTTGGGGTTTATGTGCTGCTGTTCTTGGGCATCCTGTTGATCCCGGCTTACCTGCTTAAAAAGGAATACTGGAAAGACGTACACTGA
- the sspA gene encoding stringent starvation protein SspA codes for MGVVTKRSSMTFFSSPEDHYSHRVRIVLAEKGVTVDIVDVDSNNKPEDLASLNPYNEVPTLVDRELTLFQSTVIMEYLDERFPHPPLLPVYPVARAQSRLLIHRVERDWCGHVDAILAGEEKETSLNKRRKELREAIIATAPIFSELPYFMSEEFTLVDCVVAPILWRLPALGIELPAKQVKPLLDYAERLFDRDAFQASLTDAERELRNPL; via the coding sequence ATGGGTGTGGTGACCAAGCGTTCTTCAATGACTTTCTTTTCTTCCCCGGAAGATCATTACAGCCACCGCGTGCGTATCGTGCTGGCAGAAAAAGGGGTCACGGTCGATATCGTTGATGTGGACAGCAACAACAAGCCGGAAGATCTGGCTTCGCTGAACCCCTACAACGAAGTGCCCACGTTAGTTGATCGTGAGCTGACTCTGTTTCAGTCCACGGTGATCATGGAGTATTTGGACGAGCGTTTCCCTCATCCTCCGTTGTTGCCAGTTTACCCGGTGGCACGGGCACAAAGTCGCCTGCTGATTCACCGGGTAGAGCGTGATTGGTGCGGTCATGTGGATGCGATTCTCGCCGGTGAAGAGAAAGAAACCAGCCTCAATAAGCGTCGCAAAGAGCTGCGTGAAGCGATCATTGCTACCGCACCGATTTTCAGCGAACTGCCATATTTCATGAGTGAAGAGTTTACGTTGGTAGATTGTGTGGTCGCCCCGATTCTGTGGCGGTTGCCAGCTTTGGGTATTGAGCTGCCTGCCAAGCAGGTGAAGCCGCTGCTGGATTATGCCGAGCGTTTGTTCGACCGTGATGCGTTCCAGGCTAGCCTGACAGACGCCGAACGCGAACTGCGTAACCCGCTGTAG
- a CDS encoding ClpXP protease specificity-enhancing factor, producing MSEMTSNRPYLIRAIHEWICDNGLTTHLAVNAGFPGVEVPQDFVQDGQIVLNIAPRAVTQFVADNDEIAFSARFGGMPMTIRVPINAVVAIFARENGQGMAFDPVDPPEPPTPTTPELEKKDQGRGKVSHLKVVK from the coding sequence ATGTCTGAAATGACGTCCAATCGCCCGTATCTGATACGGGCCATCCACGAGTGGATCTGCGACAATGGCTTGACCACCCATTTGGCAGTGAATGCCGGTTTCCCGGGTGTGGAAGTGCCACAGGATTTTGTCCAGGACGGTCAAATCGTTCTGAACATCGCTCCACGCGCCGTGACTCAGTTTGTGGCGGATAATGATGAGATCGCTTTTTCTGCGCGTTTTGGCGGTATGCCCATGACGATTCGGGTGCCGATAAATGCTGTGGTGGCGATCTTCGCCCGTGAAAATGGTCAAGGTATGGCGTTTGACCCGGTAGACCCGCCGGAGCCACCGACTCCGACTACTCCTGAGCTTGAAAAGAAAGACCAAGGTAGAGGGAAGGTCAGTCACTTGAAGGTGGTTAAGTGA
- a CDS encoding BON domain-containing protein — protein MRARFISHPAITALVLLLSLTPGCTSLSKGMSDQPTDQDHGSRTFGAFVEDGNIERKVAVNLARASAELDESRIVVVSYNGNVLLAGQVASEDLSTQAENIARKVRHVRNVHNELQIVGSGSFLARTNDTWLTSKIKSRLLINGDAPGWRTKVVTENGVVYLMGLLTHAEAEAVVAQVQKVYGVQKIVKIIEYID, from the coding sequence ATGCGCGCTCGTTTCATCTCGCACCCAGCCATTACCGCACTGGTGCTATTGCTCTCACTGACCCCTGGCTGCACTTCATTATCCAAGGGTATGTCGGATCAACCCACCGATCAGGATCATGGCTCTCGCACCTTTGGCGCCTTCGTGGAAGACGGTAACATTGAACGCAAAGTGGCGGTCAACCTGGCTCGCGCCAGCGCCGAACTGGATGAGTCTCGCATTGTGGTAGTCAGCTACAATGGCAATGTTCTGTTGGCTGGACAAGTTGCCAGCGAAGACCTAAGCACCCAGGCAGAAAATATTGCCCGCAAGGTGCGCCATGTACGCAATGTGCACAACGAACTACAAATCGTGGGCTCTGGTTCTTTCTTGGCCCGCACTAACGACACCTGGCTCACCAGCAAAATTAAAAGCCGGCTCCTGATAAACGGTGATGCGCCGGGCTGGCGAACCAAAGTTGTCACGGAAAACGGCGTCGTCTACTTAATGGGCCTGCTTACCCATGCCGAAGCAGAGGCGGTAGTGGCACAGGTGCAGAAAGTGTATGGCGTACAGAAAATAGTAAAAATTATTGAATATATAGATTAA
- a CDS encoding phosphoheptose isomerase, producing MSVDRIRQLFAESIETKAKAGEVLPSVIEAAGQAMVECLLNGGKILTCGNGGSAGDAQHFSSELLNRFEMERPALPAIALTTDSSTLTSIANDYSYNEIFSKQIRALGGSGDILLAISTSGNSANVIQAIQAAHDREMRVVAMTGKEGGEMVNLYGPNDIEIRVPATSTARIQEVHLLVIHALCDYIDQQLFGGQ from the coding sequence ATGAGCGTGGACCGTATCCGGCAACTGTTTGCCGAAAGCATAGAAACCAAAGCCAAAGCCGGCGAAGTGCTGCCCTCCGTTATAGAAGCGGCAGGTCAGGCCATGGTCGAATGCCTGCTCAATGGCGGCAAAATCCTCACCTGCGGCAATGGCGGTTCCGCCGGCGATGCCCAGCATTTCTCCTCAGAACTGCTTAACCGCTTCGAGATGGAGCGACCGGCCCTGCCCGCTATCGCACTCACCACCGATTCCTCCACGTTGACCTCCATTGCTAACGATTACAGCTACAACGAAATCTTCTCAAAGCAAATACGTGCCTTAGGCGGTAGTGGCGATATTCTTCTCGCAATCTCCACCAGTGGTAATTCCGCCAATGTGATTCAGGCTATTCAAGCCGCCCACGATCGCGAAATGCGTGTTGTCGCTATGACCGGCAAGGAAGGTGGCGAAATGGTTAACCTGTATGGTCCCAACGATATCGAAATTCGGGTGCCCGCCACGTCAACCGCTCGCATCCAAGAGGTTCACCTCCTAGTCATCCATGCGCTGTGTGATTACATCGACCAACAGTTGTTCGGGGGCCAGTAA
- a CDS encoding YraN family protein has translation MPLLRSKKNTGRDAEKRAAKWLTGQGLSIVERNFHCRQGEIDLILLDQETLVFTEVRWRKHQSYGGALASVDQHKQRRLINAAQHFLARHPEHHHRPCRFDVLGMEPDSQQAVLYQWIQNAFYSE, from the coding sequence GTGCCATTACTTCGCAGTAAGAAAAATACCGGCCGCGACGCGGAGAAGCGCGCCGCCAAATGGCTGACTGGCCAGGGGTTAAGTATAGTGGAGAGAAATTTTCACTGCCGTCAGGGTGAGATCGACCTGATTCTTCTGGATCAGGAAACGCTGGTCTTCACCGAAGTTCGGTGGCGCAAGCATCAAAGTTACGGCGGCGCACTTGCCTCGGTGGATCAACACAAACAACGGCGCTTAATCAATGCGGCCCAGCATTTTCTAGCCCGCCACCCGGAGCACCATCATCGGCCCTGCCGGTTCGATGTATTAGGCATGGAACCAGACAGCCAACAGGCGGTCCTTTATCAATGGATACAAAACGCGTTTTATAGCGAATAA
- a CDS encoding penicillin-binding protein activator, with product MEFRKAYLAALLAVTVVAGCSTSPSSKTRVYETPVVAAPDGLTETPPALTAARSQLASMDADERIASTLSWASSYLNEKQAADASQLLSDLNPEKLNSEQRFAWLLLSGRAQLSQQQTEKTLSLLQQHQEEILQYPAEQQAQLDLLRADALAMKGELLSSLQQRIAAHPLLGDEDQDYNHNMTWQLLMQMPNTELDEAIDSSSGDLRGWLTLAQLYRDPIADLDAQITRLNQWSNQWRSHPAIDNVPQMLDALEKAASQRPSQVAILLPTSGPLKNAGAALQEGIMTAFYQQQKSGHTPTLRFYDSGSDDVLAVYQQAITDGADFILGPLSKDNVATIASQGTLPVTTMALNYIETDNRPDNFFQFGLAPEDEARQIANHAARNGALQAGVLYPEGEWAARVANAFANRWQELGGSVTITRTYQEGPSIGETVKEMLLVSQSQQRGNAVSRFTSLKMDNQPRRRQDMDFLFLLADPNQGRQVKPALNFHYAKNLPVYSTSLIYSGEEDPRRDQDLNGIRFVDMPWILTDDNQALHEAANEQWPDGHGRYERLFAMGIDTYRLQGRLYLLNALSSSELPGVTGRLHMKNQRIVRELNWAVFSSGKAKTLPQTTEAAQNIPRAITSQ from the coding sequence ATGGAATTTAGAAAGGCTTATCTGGCAGCACTCCTCGCTGTCACTGTAGTGGCCGGCTGCTCTACTAGCCCCTCATCCAAGACTAGGGTCTATGAAACCCCCGTCGTTGCGGCGCCCGATGGCCTCACAGAGACCCCGCCCGCACTGACAGCCGCCCGCAGTCAACTCGCCAGCATGGATGCAGACGAACGCATTGCCTCCACCCTGTCTTGGGCCTCTTCGTATCTCAATGAAAAGCAAGCGGCTGACGCCAGTCAATTACTCTCAGATCTGAACCCCGAAAAACTCAACAGCGAACAACGCTTTGCCTGGTTACTGCTCAGCGGCCGGGCACAGCTCAGCCAGCAGCAAACAGAAAAGACGCTATCGCTGCTACAGCAACACCAAGAAGAGATATTGCAATACCCCGCCGAGCAACAGGCGCAACTCGACCTCCTACGTGCCGATGCCTTGGCCATGAAAGGGGAGCTGCTGAGCAGCCTACAGCAACGTATCGCCGCCCATCCATTACTCGGCGACGAGGATCAAGACTACAACCACAACATGACCTGGCAGCTGCTCATGCAGATGCCCAACACCGAGCTGGACGAGGCCATTGATAGCAGCAGTGGCGATCTGCGCGGCTGGTTGACGCTGGCTCAACTATACCGCGACCCGATTGCTGACCTGGATGCCCAAATTACTCGCCTGAACCAGTGGAGCAACCAGTGGCGAAGCCACCCGGCCATTGATAACGTCCCGCAGATGCTCGATGCACTTGAGAAAGCCGCCAGCCAACGCCCCAGTCAAGTGGCCATCCTGCTGCCGACCAGCGGCCCCTTGAAAAATGCTGGAGCCGCTTTGCAAGAAGGCATCATGACCGCTTTTTACCAACAACAGAAAAGCGGCCACACGCCAACTCTGCGCTTCTATGATTCTGGCAGTGACGATGTATTAGCGGTGTATCAACAGGCCATCACCGATGGCGCAGATTTCATCCTAGGCCCACTGTCCAAGGACAACGTGGCCACCATTGCCAGTCAAGGTACCCTGCCCGTTACCACCATGGCGCTGAATTACATCGAGACCGATAATCGCCCAGACAATTTCTTTCAATTCGGCCTTGCTCCAGAAGACGAAGCACGCCAAATCGCCAATCATGCTGCCCGCAATGGCGCCTTACAAGCTGGTGTTCTCTACCCGGAGGGGGAATGGGCCGCCCGCGTTGCCAACGCCTTTGCCAATCGCTGGCAGGAATTAGGCGGCTCGGTCACCATCACTCGCACCTACCAAGAAGGCCCCAGTATTGGAGAAACCGTCAAGGAAATGCTGCTGGTCTCTCAGAGCCAGCAACGCGGCAATGCCGTTAGCCGCTTCACCAGCTTAAAAATGGACAATCAGCCTCGCCGCCGTCAGGACATGGATTTCCTATTCTTGCTGGCCGACCCCAACCAAGGCCGCCAGGTGAAACCGGCTCTCAATTTCCACTACGCTAAAAATTTACCCGTCTACTCTACTTCCCTAATCTACAGCGGTGAAGAGGACCCACGACGGGACCAAGACCTAAATGGCATCCGCTTCGTAGACATGCCTTGGATTCTCACCGACGACAATCAAGCGCTACATGAGGCCGCCAACGAACAATGGCCGGATGGCCATGGCCGCTATGAGCGACTGTTTGCCATGGGGATCGACACCTATCGACTACAGGGCCGCCTATACTTGCTCAACGCACTGTCTTCCAGCGAGTTGCCCGGCGTCACAGGCAGGCTACACATGAAAAACCAGCGCATTGTTCGCGAGCTCAATTGGGCTGTCTTTTCTAGCGGCAAGGCAAAAACACTTCCACAAACCACCGAGGCAGCTCAAAACATCCCCCGTGCCATTACTTCGCAGTAA